The sequence below is a genomic window from Coffea arabica cultivar ET-39 chromosome 8e, Coffea Arabica ET-39 HiFi, whole genome shotgun sequence.
TATATTGCTAATTTCTTGTGGTTTACACCTATAACTTTTCTGATATAAACAAAATCCATAAATGGACAAATTTCTACTAAAGCAAAGCCTAGTGCTCTATACATGTACTAGAATTTCATCTTGAACTTGACAACAAAGAGAAAATTAGtgaatttatgaaaaaaaaaaatcattttgcacatttctGCATTAATCttataacccaaaaaaaaaaatttttgtttaagtATCACCGATATGATActaattttttgagtttttatttttatatttaattttgtGTCTGTAGTTCTCTATACATGTACAAGATATTTCACTACCCTAATAACAAGTTAAATATGCActataaattacaaattggcaATTTAATTGATATAATGTCTATGACAATACGGGAAGGAATCATCAGCATTCATAATCTATTATATTCTACAAATATACTCTATTCTATAAAAGAATACGCGGATGGAAGGGACAAAAATAGTTGTCAATACAATCATACATGTacaatttaacaatttttacACAATTTAAATTTCAACATTACTAACTTATTTTGAATCATTTATTATTTGAGATTATTATTACTGATAACCGTTCATGCCCTTAGTCCTCATCCAAGAGAAGACAAAAAGACTACAATTATTATTGGTATTAGTAAAGCTAAAAAAGCCCACAGAAtgttgttgttttcttttccaataCGTACTTGTCCACTTTGCCCCGTCACTCCACAGTCATTACTTTAACTTTCATCTCTTTCGTCGTCATCATTACCTTTTCATTTTGTCTCTATCTCTTCTCTCCTCAGTAACAATTGGAAATTAGGGAATTCTAATTTAACAAAAGGAACCAGAAGCTATTAAGTTTATGCAATAATATCAGGCTAAAGGGAAAGTTTCACAAAACCAGATCAAGGATATTTGTTTCTTTGGCTTTTTCTTACGTGCAAAGAACGGgtcaaaaaactaaaaataacattaaaaggATATATGATTTTCATATTGTTTCTAGCATGTTATGAACTTCTAACTTACAAACTCCTACGAATAAAAtgctacaaaaaaaaagaaagttatgAACCTTATGGTCATGTATATATGTGATCAAGAGTATGTGAAAATTGAACTTTTTAAAACCGAATTTCCTCACCAATCTGAATTAGTATAATCCGTGAAAGTTTAAAAGAGGTCTCCTTATCATTTACATAGGTTTTAAACGTGAATATGCTTGAGAGgagaaattttataaaaaaaaataatgtaataatttgatgtatgtgagattaaaaaaataattaaaaatatgtcAAGGAGATATTCTAAAATTTTTCTATTGAAACTCATGATCCAAACGTAATTTTTCTTAACCTTTTTATAAATGCTGACTCATTTTCTTCTTAGAAAATTTCATTGGGTTAGTCTCATAAGAGAGGCTGGTTGAGGGTATCCTTCAAATTGGACTCTCATTATCCAACCTGCtgctcaaaattggttcatttcttcaatcttcaataACCGTAGGTTGATTTTAGTTTAGGCGGTAAGCACAAATCGATGTATTAACAGAACTATTAgacagtttttttttcttgtagaGAAAAGTATGAGAAAGTAAAGGAAAGTtagttattttttctttcatttatgtTTGGTTGGCTGGAATGTTAAATAATTTTCTTGTACTTTTGTGCACTTCTTGCATTTTGTGTCTTGCAATATTTGCaggattttgaaagaaaataatttttttgataaaaagtaAATTTCATTAATAGATTGCTGAAAATCAGTCCAACACGATTTGAATTACATCATTACCCTAATGACATGATAAACATTTACTAGAAATTGTAGATTTATAATTTAACAGATACAATAGATCTGAAAAATTATGAATAGTATCTAAAAAtacaataaattttaaaattatcttCTAATGGATAAATCGCTAAAACTCCCTTTTTCTGCATATTATAATTGTCAAATTTGTTGATCAATAGCTTTAAATTTCAATAATGATAATGAGATTTATCAAAATAGATCTAAGatccaaatgaatttcaaatctGACTACTAGAACTGAAATAAATTCAGATCTAACAATAAAATAAgggaaaaacacaaaaaatctcTATAGGAATCCCTAAGAGAactaaaaaaaaagggcaaattacattttatcccCCTGTGGTTTAGAGCATTATCCAACAACCATTGtgtatttttctctctctctctctctaaaaatTTCTTCAGTTTGCTCTACGTTTCATGGCTGCCCTTCAGCCGTCGGCTGAGGGGCAAGGATctcctacaaaaaaaaaatctttctcccAACTTTTTTCACAACCTTCAACATCATTTATCCCAATTCGGCAAGCGACTGTCTACAAAGGTGAAGCTGCAGTCATTTTCTCTAGAGCAGATGCAGAAAAACTTTCGGAGCCGTTTCGATGGTCTTTAGTTGGAAAATTCTCTCATGGGAGACCTTCTTTAGAAGATATTCGCAAGTTCTTTGCTTCATTAAACCTAAAAGACCACATTTTCATTGGCTTGATGGATTACAGGCATGTTCTGATCAAGTGCTCCGCTGAAGCAGATTTTAACAGGATTTGGACGAGAGGGATTTGGCAATTAGGCAAATTTCCAATGCGTGTATTTCGATGGTCCCGGGAATTTCATGTGCTCAGAGAATCCTCTCTGGTTCCAGTTTGGGTTGAGCTTCCAAATTTACCTatccatttttttgataaacatTCGTTGTTTTCCATATTATCTCCAGTAGGAAGACCATTGTTTTTGGATTCGGCAACGGCTGCTGGGACGCGTCCTAGTGTGGCAAGGGTATGCGTGGAGATTGATGTAGCAAAGCCTGTTTTATCGAGAATCTGGGTGGCGGTTGAAGGAGAAACCGGCTTTTGGCAAACGATTGTACCAAATGATATGCCAAGCTATTGTTCATCTTGCTGGAGATTGGGTCATTCATCTGAAAACTGTAAGAAGAACTTCATCGATGGTGGACATCAACACCAAAACAATCAAACCAAAAGGACTAAGCATGGTTCAAAGCTATCTGGAAATACTCAACATAAATTAGTCATTACAAATGAATGCAATGACTCAGAAGCTAAAGaaaaaatatcaaaagaggGTACAACAGCTCCTGAACAAATGCAAATTTCTGGTGAGACAAAAGACGAAGGAATTACAACAGCTGTAACAAAAGAATCTGAGGGAACTGCTGACAAATGCAACACTGAAGCCAAAGGGAAAGCATCAATGGAATTCAAGTCAGCTACTGAAGAGGTGCGACTTCCGGGAgtaattgaaattgaaagaaCGTCAATAGGTGCAATGGAGCAGTCTGGAACACCTGAGCAAAACGATGCAGATGCCGACGCTGATGCGGTCaaggagggaaaaaaaacaGCAGCTTCAAATACTGATGCACATCCACAGTCGGTTGCTGATGTCGCCATGCATGTCCATAAGGAGCATTCGGTCATGGAAGACCAATTGACAGTTTGCTATGGAAATGATTGTGAGGGGCCACAAATTCTCAGGAAACATAACGTGGGAATGGTTCAGCATCAAATGATCAGCACCACAAGCACAATTAACCAACAGCCCGACAATTCCAATGGGAATAATTCATCGGGGCCCCAGCTTATTGAGGAGCATAACTTGGGATTAGTTTATCATGAAAGGTCCGACACCACTGAGATAGATAATCTTTATGTCGAATTGCGTGGAGCTGATGATGAAGATTCCAAATCCAATGCGGCTGATGAAGTAGCTTTGCCAACTAACGTAGGAAATCTATCTCCGAGATTGATTATACCACGTGAGAAGTCGGCTGAGCCATCAATACACACGCTAAACATTGACCAATCTGTAGGTGTTCAAATGGATTGCCGACAAGATCGTGTTAAGGGTGTGCGAGCTGGCTTCCCATCCGACAGACAGCTACGTTCAGCAACATCATCTCAAAACTCTTTCCAGGTTTTTTCTCATGATTAGTGGTTTATTTTGGAATATCAGAGGGGTTGCTAAAGCCCCTAATCTAAGAAGATTGATAAATTTAGTTCGTGCTCACCATTTGAAGTTTGTTGTCATTTGTGAACCAAAGTCAGACGTGTCCAAAATTGAGTCCATTCGTCTACGATTATTATTTGATTATTCATTTGTTAACTTATCGGGTGATATTTGGATATTCTATAGTAGCCCTTTTGTGTGTTCCATTATTGGTAGTTCGGATCAGCATATTTCCATACAGGTTCAAAGTCAATTGTTTTCTTCTCCAATCATCATGTCTTTTGTCCATGCTAAATGTTCATTAGAGGAGCGTTATGGCTTATGGTGTTCATTATTAAATGATAAGCCTGTTTCACTACCTTGGTGTATTGGGGGGGACTTTAATGTTATTTTAGCCCCTCACGAAAAACGAGGTGGACGTCCGTTTGCTATAGCGGAAGGAGCGGATTTCATGTCTTTTATGGAAGAGGCAGGGGTTTTGGATGTCGGCTTTTCAGGAGCTAGTTTCACATGGTCTAATAATCGGAGAGGTAGAGCTCGGGTTTCAAAGAGATTGGATAGATTCTTAATTAATGGGTCTTGTTTGGATTTCTCAGACGTGATTTCTGTACTCCATCTCCCAAGACATCCCTCGGATCATGCACCATTGAAAATTACTTTTTCTGATCGATCAGACAATAGTCCACGACCTTTCAGATTTTTGAATGTCTGGACGACCAAACCAGAACTATTGGATGTGATTCGACAGGCTTGGAATCAAGATGTGAGTGGATCTCCGCTACGTGTTTTGTGCTCTAAATTATTGGCAACGAGGAGGGCTATTCATACATGGAACAAGCAACATTTTGGGAATATATTTGATGCTGTACGTTCGGCGGAAGAGGTGGTCAAACAAGCAGAAGAATCGATGGATCAATATGCATCGGAGGAATTtcaggttgagctcagtaaggCTCAGGCAGAGTTGCGGAATGCATTGTCAATAGAAGAGCAATTTTGGAGCCAAAAAGCCAGGGCAAAATGGCTTAAACAGGGAGATCGCAATTCAAAGTATTTCCATGCGGTCGTAAGACAGAGACGGATTAAAGGAATGATACACCGTATAAAAAAGTCAAACGGAGTTTGGGTGGACACCAATGCTGATATAGCAACTGAGGCCATATCATATTTCTCTGATCTCTTCACTGGCTATCTTGAGTCATCTTCTGGTATGCGACATATGATCCCGCACATGATATCGGAAGAGGAAAATAGAAAATTGGAAGAAGTGCCTTCGATTGAAGAGATTCATCGAGTTCTAAAGTCAATGGATGGGGATAGTGCTGCTGGCCCCGATGGCTTCACAggcaaattttttaaattcgCCTGGGAAATTATTGCCCAAGATGTCTACAAGGCAATTCTCAGCTTTTTCTGTGGGGCAGAGTTGCCTCGATTTATCACATCTACCTCAATTGTATTAATTCCAAAAAACCCAAATCCTCAGGAATTTTCTCATTACAGGCCAATCAGTCTGTGTAACTTCTTCAACAAGTTGTTATCCAGGATCTTAGCTGATAGAGTGGCTTCTCTTTTGCCCAAAATTATTTCGCCCCAGCAGACAGGCTTTGTAAAGGGCCGTAATATAACAGAAAATTTTTTGCTAGCACAGGAGGTAGTGTCGGGTATTGGGAAAAAGACTAGAGGTGGTAATGTGGTAATGAAGTTGGACATGTCTAAGGCATATGACCGAGTGGCATGGGATCATATCATTGGTGTTCTCAGGAGATTTGGCTTTGGAGAAAGATTCATTGATTTGGTTTGGCGATTGATCTCCAATGTTTGGTTTTCCATCATTATAAATGGGGCATCACATGGTTTCTTCAAATCTACACGAGGCCTACGTCAGGGTGATCCATTATCGCCTGCCTTATTCATCATAGGAGCTGAGGTGTTATCTAGAGGATTGAATAATCTTGCTATGCAACCGGGGTTTGTGGGTTTCAAAGTCCCCTTTGCATGTCCTACTATAACTCATTTGGCTTTTGCGGATGATATTCTAATTTTTTCAAATGGATCCTCTTATTCTCTAAAGCTTATCATGCGGGTGCTAGATGCGTATCAAAGGTGTTCTGGACAATTGATAAATGTGCTGAAAAGTTGTTACTTAGTACATCCTTCGATATCACTGGCACGAAGAAGGGTGATTGAACGTATAACCAAATTCAATTATCACCCATTTCCGATACGTTATTTGGGATTCCCCCTCTACTTTGGCAGATGTAAATCATCATATTTTGGGGAAGTTTGCCAATCTATCCTAGGGAGAATAAGGTCATGGAAATCAAGGATGCTTTCTCTTGGAGGTAAAATAGTTCTAATCAAACATGTGTTAGCAACGATGCCAGTACATCTGTTGTCAGCAGCGGTTATCCCAGGTAAGGTATTTAGAACTATAGAAAAAGCCTTCTCGACCTTCCTATGGGGGTCATCCTCTGAAGAGTCTAAATTTCACTGGATACGGTGGTCTCAAATGTGCTATCCGGTAGATGAGGGAGGAGTTGGTTTTCGCAGGTTACAGGACATCTACACAGCATTCTCATTCAAGCTTTGGTGGAACTTCAGAAAGGGATGCTCGTTGTGGGCTTCGTTCATGAAAGCTAAGTATTGTAGACTACTACATCCTTGTCAGGTAGAAATCAGATCAATGGATTCCGCAATCTGGAGAAGGATGGTCAATGTAAGTCGACAAGTGGAACTATCTATGCTATGGGATATCAAAAACGGAGCTTGTCATTTTTGGTACGACAATTGGTTGGGAGGGGGTGCCTTGTTTCTCCGTATGACGGTGGTCTCTAATTTGTCGTTTGGTGATTTTATCATCAATGGACACTGGGATGTGATTAGATTATATCAAACATTGCCTACAGATTTGGTTCCCTCTATTTTAGAGCATCCAGTCCCGGAAGACTGGGGTGAAGCTGAAGTCATTTGGATGTCCACAACATCTGGAAACTTCTCTCTAGCTTCGGCATTTCAGGATATTAGGCAAGCACGAAACAAGTCTATGGTTTTTGATAGCATTTGGCATCCTCAGATCCCACTCAAAATTTCATTCTTCATGTTAAGATTGTTGCTGGAGAGGCTACCTTTACCGGATAGGTTATGTAAACTTGGTTTACATTTACCATCAAAGTGTTTCTGCTGCGATTCCGCTTCTGAGGAGTCAATTGAACATTTATTTTCCAAAGGCCATATAGCTTCAacagtttggaattattttggagcttcatgtggatTGACTTTTCCTGGTTCTTCTTTACGCTCCCGTATAGTGGGTTGGTGGTTGCACTCATATGATTCAGAGATACAGCGATTCATTGGACGAATTCTTCCGAATATAGTATGTTggcaaatttggaaagcaagaaataaagcatTATTTGAGGATGTCCACATGAGATCGCGCGCCATTTGTCTTGCCATTTCCTTGGAAATTCAGACCATTGTGGAAATTTATTTCAAACAGGTTTTCAAGGCTCATTCATTCTATCATTTGTACGATTGGCCATATTCATCTCACATTTATCTCACGTACAAACTTGTTTATTGGGAACCAAAGGAAACTGGTCGTTTTACACTAAATACAGATGGCTGTTCTAAGGGTAATCCAGGTTTGGGTGGAGGAGGTGGGGTTCTTCGGGATTCACATGGTATTCCTTTGATTGGTTTTTCGGCATATCTTGGAGAAACTACATGTCTAAGTGCAGAGGCCCGGGCTCTTCTTATTGGCATTCAAACATCCATACATAGGGGTTTTGAAAATCTCTATATTCAATCGGATTCTTTGGTATTAATTGGAATTCTTCAGAAACGTATACACTGCCCTTGGAAGATTCGACGAGAGATTAGGCAGATTTGGCAGTTCGTGGAAGATCCTGATCGTTTTTCACATTGTTATAGGGAAGCTAACACAGTCGCTGATGCATT
It includes:
- the LOC113703843 gene encoding uncharacterized protein — protein: MEEAGVLDVGFSGASFTWSNNRRGRARVSKRLDRFLINGSCLDFSDVISVLHLPRHPSDHAPLKITFSDRSDNSPRPFRFLNVWTTKPELLDVIRQAWNQDVSGSPLRVLCSKLLATRRAIHTWNKQHFGNIFDAVRSAEEVVKQAEESMDQYASEEFQVELSKAQAELRNALSIEEQFWSQKARAKWLKQGDRNSKYFHAVVRQRRIKGMIHRIKKSNGVWVDTNADIATEAISYFSDLFTGYLESSSGMRHMIPHMISEEENRKLEEVPSIEEIHRVLKSMDGDSAAGPDGFTGKFFKFAWEIIAQDVYKAILSFFCGAELPRFITSTSIVLIPKNPNPQEFSHYRPISLCNFFNKLLSRILADRVASLLPKIISPQQTGFVKGRNITENFLLAQEVVSGIGKKTRGGNVVMKLDMSKAYDRVAWDHIIGVLRRFGFGERFIDLVWRLISNVWFSIIINGASHGFFKSTRGLRQGDPLSPALFIIGAEVLSRGLNNLAMQPGFVGFKVPFACPTITHLAFADDILIFSNGSSYSLKLIMRVLDAYQRCSGQLINVLKSCYLVHPSISLARRRVIERITKFNYHPFPIRYLGFPLYFGRCKSSYFGEVCQSILGRIRSWKSRMLSLGGKIVLIKHVLATMPVHLLSAAVIPGKVFRTIEKAFSTFLWGSSSEESKFHWIRWSQMCYPVDEGGVGFRRLQDIYTAFSFKLWWNFRKGCSLWASFMKAKYCRLLHPCQVEIRSMDSAIWRRMVNVSRQVELSMLWDIKNGACHFWYDNWLGGGALFLRMTVVSNLSFGDFIINGHWDVIRLYQTLPTDLVPSILEHPVPEDWGEAEVIWMSTTSGNFSLASAFQDIRQARNKSMVFDSIWHPQIPLKISFFMLRLLLERLPLPDRLCKLGLHLPSKCFCCDSASEESIEHLFSKGHIASTVWNYFGASCGLTFPGSSLRSRIVGWWLHSYDSEIQRFIGRILPNIVCWQIWKARNKALFEDVHMRSRAICLAISLEIQTIVEIYFKQVFKAHSFYHLYDWPYSSHIYLTYKLVYWEPKETGRFTLNTDGCSKGNPGLGGGGGVLRDSHGIPLIGFSAYLGETTCLSAEARALLIGIQTSIHRGFENLYIQSDSLVLIGILQKRIHCPWKIRREIRQIWQFVEDPDRFSHCYREANTVADALSNVGVSHPEHQLKLYDSFHMFPTMARGAIRLDRLGMPSIRKIKRMKG